A genomic window from Polaribacter gangjinensis includes:
- a CDS encoding DUF4838 domain-containing protein, which produces MFQKYLYLLLFFSIINSCAQDKNEFTFYSSEKKIVPRISIPLNADAETTLAAGEFVKNFKLLTQETLVVERSNGLNQNYTYVVLSVNPTQKDNYCIYKKEKNIIIQGSSNENLGFAIQEFFKKFTLLSFPEKINQSLQNEIQTEVMIPNELSICSTPDFEYREPYFSPNFDAEFRIWNKTNYLELEWGLWGHNLPKLIKGAQLPETIFAEVDKERNEEQFCFTSEIFFEFVNDKIKDIHENDAVLKKFMILPNDNEMVCTCSTCKAVGNTTKDAAPAVFTFMNKLAKNHPKLLFFTAAYNSVKEVPKFKASENLGVFYSTINIQKGIPIERTKNFEKFESDIKKWKNYINNVYVWDYGVNFDNYFGLYPSLKVNQDNFKLYKKLGVNGVFMHGSEYNYSTLEDMKTTIIANLLWDTSINLDAEINKYFTSKYPPKLADILTNYYLFTESSFYTSKKELGIYSGINKSVRKYLDPKVFFSFYKEFDTHTQNNKYDKDFLKLATAFTFLKLEIMRDAGFSEYGFASLNGNDEIIVKNEIGTLLDKLLIYSKSADIKTYNEVKYTLEDYINSWKQTIFRYHKRKHYFYKKSFKVLSNLDEDYQNFKILNDGTFGLRDYNTNWHLTSTDNLILEIEKSSISKAKKITFSFLQDKKHKIYYPSFIEIVDMNNKLLKKISVPTSEDVLNTKEISIDLPSDYDKLPLPEYFKIVIKRAEISGKNALACDEVIFN; this is translated from the coding sequence ATGTTCCAGAAATATTTATACCTCTTGCTATTTTTTTCTATCATAAATTCTTGTGCGCAAGACAAAAATGAATTCACGTTTTATTCTAGTGAAAAGAAAATAGTCCCTAGAATTTCAATTCCGTTAAATGCTGATGCTGAGACTACTCTTGCAGCGGGTGAATTCGTTAAAAATTTTAAATTATTAACTCAAGAGACGCTAGTTGTTGAGAGAAGTAATGGTTTGAATCAAAATTACACTTATGTTGTACTTAGTGTAAATCCTACTCAAAAAGATAATTATTGTATTTATAAAAAAGAAAAAAACATCATTATTCAAGGTTCATCCAATGAAAATTTAGGTTTTGCAATTCAAGAATTTTTTAAAAAGTTTACTCTTTTAAGCTTTCCTGAAAAAATCAATCAAAGTTTACAGAATGAAATTCAAACAGAAGTAATGATTCCTAATGAATTGAGTATCTGTTCAACGCCTGATTTTGAATATAGAGAGCCCTATTTTTCTCCCAATTTTGATGCGGAATTCAGAATTTGGAACAAAACAAATTATTTAGAGTTAGAATGGGGACTTTGGGGGCACAACTTGCCAAAACTTATCAAAGGAGCTCAACTACCTGAAACTATTTTTGCTGAGGTTGATAAAGAAAGAAACGAAGAGCAATTTTGTTTTACAAGCGAAATATTTTTTGAGTTTGTAAATGACAAAATAAAAGACATTCATGAAAATGATGCAGTTCTCAAAAAATTCATGATTTTGCCCAATGATAATGAAATGGTTTGTACTTGTAGCACTTGCAAAGCTGTGGGTAATACCACAAAAGATGCAGCACCTGCCGTATTTACATTTATGAATAAATTGGCTAAAAATCATCCAAAATTGTTGTTTTTTACAGCTGCTTACAATAGTGTAAAAGAAGTTCCTAAATTTAAAGCTTCTGAAAATTTGGGTGTTTTTTATAGCACAATCAATATCCAAAAGGGAATTCCGATTGAAAGAACTAAGAATTTTGAAAAATTTGAAAGTGATATCAAGAAATGGAAAAATTACATAAACAACGTTTATGTTTGGGATTATGGGGTAAATTTTGATAACTATTTTGGGCTATATCCATCCTTAAAAGTAAATCAAGATAACTTTAAATTGTATAAAAAATTAGGCGTAAATGGCGTTTTCATGCATGGTAGTGAATACAATTATAGTACACTAGAAGACATGAAAACAACAATAATTGCCAACTTACTATGGGATACAAGTATAAATTTAGATGCTGAAATCAATAAATATTTTACATCAAAATATCCACCGAAGTTAGCAGATATATTAACAAACTACTATTTGTTTACTGAAAGTAGTTTTTACACCAGTAAAAAAGAACTCGGTATTTATAGTGGTATTAACAAATCTGTACGAAAATATTTAGATCCGAAAGTATTTTTTAGTTTTTATAAAGAATTTGATACACACACTCAAAATAATAAATACGATAAAGATTTTTTAAAATTAGCTACAGCTTTTACATTTTTGAAATTAGAAATCATGAGAGATGCTGGTTTTAGCGAATATGGGTTTGCATCTTTAAATGGAAATGACGAAATAATTGTAAAAAATGAAATTGGCACTTTATTAGATAAGCTATTGATTTACAGTAAATCAGCTGACATAAAAACTTATAATGAAGTAAAATATACACTAGAAGATTACATCAATAGTTGGAAACAAACCATTTTCAGATACCATAAAAGAAAACACTATTTCTACAAAAAATCTTTCAAAGTGTTATCTAATTTGGATGAAGATTATCAAAATTTTAAAATATTAAATGACGGAACTTTTGGATTGAGAGATTACAATACTAATTGGCATTTAACTTCAACAGATAATCTAATTCTTGAGATTGAAAAAAGTTCTATTTCTAAAGCTAAAAAAATTACATTTTCATTTTTACAAGACAAAAAACACAAAATTTATTACCCAAGTTTTATAGAAATTGTAGATATGAACAATAAATTATTGAAAAAAATATCAGTACCTACAAGTGAAGATGTGTTGAATACCAAAGAAATTTCAATAGATTTACCTTCTGATTATGACAAACTTCCATTACCTGAATATTTTAAAATTGTGATAAAAAGAGCTGAAATTTCTGGGAAAAATGCATTGGCCTGTGACGAAGTTATTTTTAATTAA
- a CDS encoding tetratricopeptide repeat protein, protein MKINKLICIFIVMILSQLNIYSQIYDSSDLYFEEAKKNIAENNFAKAAKMSWRGLQISPNDLDLKILLGRSNLQLGKYDTARYVLKQVYERRRKDIDVLQYLVNLEETTKRYSDAICFVNELLEITPYSRGWWLKKINIYKEMGNFQEAERALKRLYQIYPNDTEIGRAYNDVMIGDGYEAIRNKKYDEANQIYKTIIDNNPSNKEAYQGIIANEMMKGSKENALQFTERALLELKDDLSLVEKKIGLLVELGRHGEAITYIRSLDRAKFPTVYSKTLPYVMQETAVFSQYNDSYTVYKKIAEEGGGGEAMDIVINTALGKGYYIDAEYFLKKVLSRNPDNKKYLIKQMQLYKAMLDTENYNKAVLNLHEKFPDDTDITYAYNKLMYDTAKDYILGKQYDKALPILNDLVSSPDFTKEAEQQIYSILLEQEKFDEATDQIDKLIELDPENPDYLVRKSTLYQKMQMFDDALTITRDLEAKYPLEKKYTDLYVSQVEEYATFLMREEKFQQVLPIVEDGLTRQNNNKTLLDIAINASSAIPDYQKGINYSLSALSFYPGNKNFKLKLSNMYTLNKDYDKSVAILDSLKKIYIYDRKIKDALAEVLFFKGKNFEDEGLADEAIKSYDSAYYLNPKDDGSLQRLINLYITNKPNEEALEFINKKLKKTPNDNFLRYKKGVVFELMKEYDSAYYYQKYRVIDNPYEKQEWNIALETLRAEQLRNIIGITYAKATSDSLPFSTSLAGLTFNRKYEKNTYGAVVNYAARRLGVGVQPGINFSRILNKTMYADVGVLVGTQFFPKFILYGNAYKEFKKGYDAQAGLRFSRLQDDTNFISLLLGGGRTWQDIVVSSKLNLMTDSDFFYFNLMAQTRINVNTRQDKVTVTISGGSAPFDNQLPEGQAVFLNFSNVSVGAGYHYNISPRTILAIDGTWTNFQSNTFSEGAFAFVNQYNLAFTIITKF, encoded by the coding sequence ATGAAAATAAACAAGTTAATATGCATTTTTATTGTGATGATTTTGTCACAACTAAATATATATTCACAGATTTATGATTCTTCGGATTTATATTTTGAAGAAGCTAAAAAAAATATTGCAGAAAACAACTTTGCGAAAGCTGCAAAAATGAGCTGGAGAGGTTTACAAATATCTCCTAATGACTTAGACTTAAAAATTTTATTAGGACGATCTAACCTTCAACTAGGAAAATACGATACAGCAAGATATGTTTTAAAACAAGTGTACGAGAGAAGAAGAAAAGATATTGATGTTTTACAATATTTGGTAAACCTTGAAGAAACAACTAAAAGATATTCTGATGCAATTTGTTTCGTAAATGAGCTACTAGAAATTACTCCTTACAGTAGAGGTTGGTGGTTGAAAAAAATCAATATTTATAAAGAAATGGGTAATTTTCAAGAAGCTGAAAGAGCGTTGAAAAGATTATATCAAATTTATCCAAATGACACTGAAATTGGTAGAGCCTACAATGATGTAATGATTGGTGATGGTTATGAAGCAATACGTAACAAAAAATATGATGAGGCGAATCAAATCTACAAAACCATCATAGATAACAACCCAAGTAATAAAGAGGCTTATCAAGGAATCATTGCTAACGAAATGATGAAAGGTAGTAAAGAAAATGCACTTCAATTTACCGAAAGAGCGTTATTAGAACTAAAAGATGATTTAAGCCTTGTAGAGAAAAAAATTGGCTTATTGGTAGAATTGGGAAGGCATGGAGAGGCAATTACATACATCAGAAGTTTAGATAGAGCAAAATTTCCAACAGTATACTCTAAAACACTTCCCTATGTAATGCAAGAAACGGCTGTTTTTAGTCAATACAATGACAGCTATACTGTATACAAAAAAATAGCTGAAGAAGGTGGTGGTGGTGAAGCTATGGATATTGTAATCAATACTGCACTAGGTAAAGGATATTACATTGATGCAGAATACTTTCTAAAAAAAGTACTGAGTAGAAATCCGGATAACAAAAAGTATCTCATCAAACAAATGCAGTTATACAAAGCGATGTTAGATACTGAAAATTATAACAAAGCGGTTTTAAATCTTCATGAAAAATTTCCTGATGATACTGATATTACTTACGCATACAACAAATTAATGTATGATACTGCAAAAGACTATATTTTAGGTAAACAATATGACAAAGCGTTGCCTATTTTAAACGATTTGGTTTCATCACCAGATTTTACAAAAGAAGCTGAACAACAAATTTATAGCATTCTACTTGAACAAGAAAAATTTGATGAGGCTACAGATCAAATTGATAAATTGATTGAATTAGATCCTGAAAATCCTGATTATTTGGTAAGAAAATCAACTTTGTATCAAAAAATGCAAATGTTTGATGACGCACTTACCATCACAAGAGATTTAGAAGCGAAATATCCCTTAGAAAAAAAATATACTGATTTATATGTAAGCCAAGTTGAAGAATATGCAACATTCTTGATGCGTGAAGAAAAATTTCAGCAGGTTTTACCAATTGTTGAAGATGGATTGACAAGACAAAACAACAATAAAACATTGTTGGATATCGCTATAAACGCCTCATCAGCCATCCCTGATTATCAAAAAGGAATCAATTACAGTTTAAGTGCTTTGAGTTTTTATCCTGGAAATAAAAATTTCAAATTAAAACTTTCAAACATGTACACGTTAAACAAAGATTATGACAAATCTGTTGCCATCTTAGATTCTTTGAAAAAAATATACATTTATGATAGAAAAATTAAAGATGCTTTGGCTGAAGTTTTATTTTTCAAAGGAAAAAATTTCGAAGATGAAGGTTTGGCAGATGAAGCTATAAAAAGTTATGATTCTGCCTATTATTTAAATCCTAAAGACGATGGTTCTTTGCAACGATTAATCAATTTATACATTACCAATAAACCAAATGAAGAGGCGCTTGAATTTATCAATAAGAAACTGAAAAAAACACCAAATGATAATTTTTTAAGATATAAAAAAGGTGTTGTTTTTGAGTTGATGAAAGAGTATGATTCTGCCTATTATTATCAAAAATACCGTGTAATTGACAATCCATATGAAAAGCAAGAATGGAATATAGCACTCGAAACTTTACGAGCAGAACAACTCAGAAATATCATTGGAATAACTTATGCAAAAGCAACATCTGATTCCTTGCCCTTTAGTACTTCTCTTGCTGGATTAACTTTCAATAGAAAATATGAAAAAAATACGTATGGAGCTGTTGTAAATTATGCTGCCAGAAGATTAGGTGTTGGTGTGCAACCAGGAATAAATTTCTCGAGAATTTTAAATAAAACAATGTATGCTGATGTTGGTGTTTTAGTTGGAACTCAATTCTTCCCAAAATTTATTTTGTACGGTAATGCTTATAAGGAATTTAAAAAAGGATATGATGCACAAGCAGGTTTGCGATTTTCAAGACTTCAAGATGATACAAACTTTATCTCCTTACTTTTAGGTGGTGGAAGAACTTGGCAAGATATTGTAGTTTCATCAAAATTAAATTTAATGACGGATAGTGATTTCTTTTATTTTAATTTGATGGCACAAACCCGAATAAATGTCAACACGCGACAAGATAAAGTAACGGTAACGATTTCTGGAGGTAGCGCACCATTTGACAATCAACTTCCTGAAGGTCAAGCTGTATTTTTAAACTTCTCAAATGTATCTGTAGGTGCTGGTTATCATTATAACATTTCTCCAAGAACAATTTTGGCTATTGATGGAACTTGGACAAATTTTCAAAGTAATACGTTTTCAGAGGGTGCATTTGCATTCGTAAACCAATACAATTTGGCTTTTACAATCATTACTAAATTTTAG
- a CDS encoding glycosyltransferase family 2 protein has translation MEFFVKIYEYFIFFYATSLILSYLVLAIFSFIAINNYKSYNTDIDDEELLSSNLAPGISVIAPAYNEEKTIIVNVKSLLTLNYPLFEVIIVNDGSKDKTLELLIKEFDLVEAPFAYVEKIKTKPYKRTFKSQNPKYEILTVIDKENGGTKADAFNAGLNASVFPYYLNTDVDCILARNTLTKMIKPILNSKVRVIAVGATLRMSNNCEIEEGIITRVRPPKALIPRFQELEYIRSYLLGKMGWELINSVPNVSGGLGMFDKEIAIKAGGYGADSHAEDMDMMTRMAAHMMNNRLDYKIGYIPLSCCWTEGPPNVKILSRQRTRWASGLFQMFTDHRKILFNPNYKRLGLITFPYIFIFEFLAPIIEALGILFTIFLFLYGYINWSFAPLILLYSYTFAIMISSVVIIWDQMTFKYYNTTREVLTLFVTAFIEPIIYHPMIMFFSLKGYYSFITSRELAWGTMTRQGFETEKKEGDADNNNPNDFNSSGGENNQKNSNLLERMREKKLSGEVEQIKT, from the coding sequence ATGGAGTTTTTTGTAAAAATTTATGAGTACTTTATCTTTTTCTATGCTACCTCACTAATTCTGAGTTACTTAGTCTTAGCTATTTTCTCATTTATTGCTATAAATAATTACAAAAGCTATAATACTGATATTGATGATGAAGAATTACTAAGCTCTAATTTAGCTCCAGGTATTTCAGTAATCGCACCAGCATATAACGAAGAAAAAACGATTATTGTAAATGTAAAATCTTTGTTAACTTTAAATTACCCACTTTTTGAGGTAATTATTGTAAATGATGGTAGTAAAGATAAAACTCTAGAATTGCTTATCAAAGAATTTGACTTAGTTGAAGCACCTTTTGCATATGTTGAAAAAATCAAAACTAAACCGTACAAAAGGACCTTTAAATCTCAAAATCCTAAGTACGAAATCTTAACAGTTATTGATAAAGAAAATGGTGGTACAAAAGCAGATGCTTTCAATGCCGGACTAAATGCTTCTGTTTTTCCATATTATTTAAACACGGATGTAGACTGTATTTTAGCGAGAAATACTTTGACCAAAATGATTAAACCAATTCTAAACTCAAAAGTTCGAGTTATTGCAGTTGGTGCTACATTGCGAATGTCAAATAACTGTGAAATTGAAGAGGGAATTATCACGAGAGTAAGACCTCCAAAAGCACTGATTCCTCGTTTTCAAGAATTAGAATACATCAGATCATATCTTTTAGGGAAAATGGGTTGGGAGCTAATCAACTCTGTACCAAATGTTTCTGGAGGTTTAGGGATGTTTGATAAAGAAATTGCCATTAAAGCGGGTGGTTATGGTGCAGACTCTCATGCCGAAGATATGGACATGATGACAAGGATGGCTGCACATATGATGAATAACCGACTTGATTATAAAATTGGGTATATTCCTCTCTCCTGCTGTTGGACAGAAGGACCTCCAAACGTTAAAATTTTAAGTAGGCAAAGAACAAGATGGGCCTCAGGATTATTCCAAATGTTTACAGATCACAGAAAAATACTTTTTAATCCCAATTATAAAAGATTGGGATTAATTACATTTCCATACATCTTCATTTTTGAGTTTTTAGCGCCCATAATTGAAGCCTTAGGAATACTTTTTACCATTTTTCTATTCTTATACGGATATATCAATTGGAGTTTTGCGCCATTAATTTTGTTATATTCTTACACATTTGCAATCATGATTTCATCGGTTGTAATTATTTGGGATCAAATGACGTTTAAATACTATAATACCACCAGAGAAGTTTTAACATTATTTGTTACTGCTTTTATCGAACCTATTATTTACCACCCAATGATTATGTTTTTCTCGTTAAAAGGATACTACAGTTTCATTACATCTCGAGAATTAGCCTGGGGAACCATGACTAGACAAGGATTTGAAACTGAGAAAAAAGAAGGTGATGCTGATAATAATAACCCAAATGATTTTAACAGTTCAGGAGGAGAAAATAATCAGAAAAATTCCAACTTATTAGAACGAATGAGAGAAAAGAAATTATCTGGTGAGGTAGAACAAATAAAAACATAA
- a CDS encoding HEAT repeat domain-containing protein — translation MSFVEWLLSFVYKIKTFPLIIQITIVLTMFFIVASIALVITIYTIRKKHNKTQRFLKEKVPEIKKLFEAVLFENEKYDEVELFERFKNIVEEVNRESLNYAVDVLVGFKNENRKSDQYNFVIKSLGIIEHLEAKFDSRSNSEKIDAFQEAFVLNLNKFDSKVLTHAYSRNSQIRTEARNSYLALSSNDPYRFFDEYDTSLTKWDEIELMQYLKLQSQRGNLEGLGKWINYSKNDSLVIFLIKMVGYFKQKGIDEILLEKLDDDNAKVRAEAILTLGELGIKDTEQTLIDRYYTEPEVCQVAIVKTIKKFNTGKSLKFLQEIFNETNNIDTKKIIAEAILNYSYEGKIAFQNLKNSLKGFDLTILKHIETPLIKYK, via the coding sequence ATGAGTTTTGTTGAGTGGCTGTTATCTTTCGTTTATAAGATAAAAACGTTCCCTCTTATTATTCAAATAACCATCGTTTTAACGATGTTTTTCATCGTTGCTTCAATTGCTCTTGTAATAACAATTTACACTATTAGAAAAAAGCACAACAAAACTCAACGTTTTTTGAAAGAAAAAGTGCCTGAAATCAAAAAATTATTTGAAGCAGTACTTTTTGAAAATGAAAAATACGATGAAGTAGAACTTTTTGAAAGATTTAAAAACATAGTTGAAGAAGTTAATAGAGAATCTTTAAACTATGCCGTTGATGTGTTAGTGGGTTTTAAAAACGAAAACAGGAAGTCTGACCAATACAATTTCGTAATTAAATCTTTAGGAATCATAGAGCATTTAGAAGCAAAATTTGATTCTAGATCAAATAGTGAAAAAATTGATGCATTCCAAGAAGCTTTTGTATTAAATTTGAATAAATTTGATTCAAAAGTATTAACGCATGCATATAGTAGAAATTCACAAATAAGAACTGAAGCTCGTAATTCATACTTAGCTTTGAGTTCAAATGACCCTTATCGTTTTTTTGATGAATATGATACATCACTAACGAAATGGGATGAAATAGAATTGATGCAATATTTAAAATTACAAAGTCAAAGGGGAAATTTAGAGGGTTTAGGAAAATGGATAAACTACTCTAAAAATGACTCTTTGGTAATATTTTTGATTAAAATGGTTGGTTATTTTAAACAAAAAGGTATTGATGAAATTTTATTAGAAAAATTAGATGATGACAATGCAAAAGTTAGAGCAGAAGCAATTTTAACTTTGGGAGAATTAGGTATTAAAGACACAGAACAAACATTAATTGATAGATATTATACAGAACCTGAAGTATGCCAAGTTGCAATTGTAAAAACAATAAAAAAATTTAACACAGGAAAATCATTGAAATTTTTGCAAGAAATTTTTAACGAGACCAATAATATTGATACTAAAAAAATTATTGCAGAGGCAATTTTAAATTATAGCTATGAAGGTAAAATCGCATTTCAAAATTTAAAAAATTCATTAAAAGGATTTGATTTAACCATTCTAAAGCATATTGAAACCCCTTTAATCAAGTATAAATAA
- the lpdA gene encoding dihydrolipoyl dehydrogenase: MNYDIIIIGSGPGGYVTAIRASQLGFKTAIVEKESLGGICLNWGCIPTKALLKSAQVFDYLKHVDEYGLKAEAIDKDFNAVIKRSRNVADGMSKGVQFLMKKNKIDIIDGHGKIKPNKKVDVTAADGTVTEYSAENIIIATGARSRELPNLPQDGKKVIGYRQAMTLPEQPKSMIVVGSGAIGVEFAHFYNTMGTDVTIVEFMPNIVPVEDEDISKQFERSLKKSGIKIMTNSSVESIDTSGDGVKAYVKTKKGEEVLEADILLSAVGIKTNIENIGLEDVGIIVDRDKILVNDWYQTNIPGYYAIGDVVPGPALAHVASAEGITCVEKLAGLHTEPVDYGNIPGCTYASPEIASVGLTEAKAREAGYELKIGKFPFSASGKAKAAGTPDGFVKVIFDAKYGEWLGCHMIGAGVTDMIAEAVLGRKLETTGHEVLKAIHPHPTMSEAVMEAVADAYGEVIHL, from the coding sequence ATGAATTACGACATTATTATTATCGGAAGTGGCCCTGGAGGATATGTAACAGCAATTAGAGCATCACAATTAGGTTTTAAAACTGCCATTGTAGAAAAAGAAAGTTTGGGTGGTATTTGTTTAAATTGGGGCTGTATCCCAACAAAAGCATTATTAAAATCTGCACAAGTTTTTGATTATTTGAAACATGTGGATGAATATGGATTGAAAGCAGAAGCTATTGACAAAGATTTTAATGCAGTTATTAAAAGAAGTAGAAATGTGGCTGATGGAATGAGCAAAGGAGTTCAATTTTTAATGAAGAAAAACAAAATTGACATTATTGATGGTCATGGAAAAATCAAACCAAATAAAAAAGTTGATGTAACAGCTGCTGATGGAACAGTTACAGAATATTCAGCAGAAAATATCATTATTGCAACAGGCGCACGTTCTCGTGAATTGCCAAATTTACCTCAAGATGGTAAAAAAGTAATTGGTTATAGACAAGCAATGACACTTCCTGAACAACCAAAATCGATGATTGTTGTTGGTTCAGGTGCTATCGGAGTTGAGTTCGCGCATTTTTACAACACTATGGGAACAGATGTAACCATTGTTGAATTTATGCCCAATATTGTTCCTGTTGAAGACGAAGATATTTCAAAACAATTTGAGCGCTCTTTAAAAAAATCAGGAATTAAAATCATGACAAATTCGTCTGTAGAATCTATTGATACTTCTGGAGATGGCGTAAAAGCATATGTAAAAACTAAAAAAGGTGAAGAAGTTTTAGAAGCAGATATTTTATTATCGGCTGTTGGTATCAAAACGAATATCGAAAACATTGGTTTAGAAGATGTCGGAATCATTGTAGATAGAGATAAAATTTTAGTAAATGATTGGTATCAAACCAATATTCCAGGTTACTATGCTATTGGAGATGTAGTTCCAGGACCAGCTTTAGCGCACGTTGCTTCTGCAGAAGGAATTACTTGTGTTGAAAAATTAGCAGGTTTACATACAGAACCTGTTGATTATGGAAACATTCCAGGTTGTACATATGCAAGTCCTGAAATTGCCTCAGTTGGATTGACAGAAGCAAAAGCAAGAGAAGCTGGATATGAATTAAAAATTGGTAAATTCCCTTTCTCTGCCTCAGGAAAAGCAAAAGCTGCTGGAACTCCTGATGGATTTGTTAAGGTAATTTTTGATGCAAAATATGGCGAATGGTTAGGATGCCACATGATTGGTGCTGGTGTTACAGATATGATTGCAGAAGCTGTTCTAGGTAGAAAGTTAGAAACCACTGGCCATGAGGTATTGAAAGCAATTCATCCTCACCCAACAATGAGTGAGGCTGTAATGGAAGCTGTTGCTGATGCATATGGCGAAGTAATACATCTATAA
- the argS gene encoding arginine--tRNA ligase produces MTIQNTIESHVKEGFLKIYQIEIPTVEFQATRKEFEGDVTVVIFPLLRYIKGNPTEIGEKLGNYLLENVTEVINFNVVKGFLNLVISDGYFLKLFNSMNQNPTFGFESPKENDKAMMVEYSSPNTNKPLHLGHVRNNLLGFAVAEIIKASGKKVYKTQIINDRGIHICKSMLAWKLFGNGETPASTGLKGDKLVGNYYVKFDQEYKKQISQMVEKGISEEEAKKTAPILLEAQEMLRKWENGDKETVALWKKMNSWVYDGFDTTYKNLGVDFDALYYESDTYLLGKDVVTQGIEKGVFYKKEDGSVWCDLTDDGLDEKIVLRSDGTAVYMTQDIGTAIQRVNDLKDVGGMVYTVGNEQDYHFQVLFLILKKLGFDWAKNLFHLSYGMVDLPSGKMKSREGTVVDADDLMVEMSETAKNISEELGKLDGYSDAEKNELYKTIGMGALKYFILKVDPKKRILFDPKTSVDFQGNTGPFIQYTYARIQSIIRKATFDYSIEINDLELHEKEKEIIKLMALFPETVQQAAANYSPAIIANYTFDLVKEFNSFYQNVSILGEENHQKKIVRVQISNKVANIIKQAFSLLGIQVPERM; encoded by the coding sequence ATGACCATTCAAAATACAATTGAATCTCACGTAAAAGAAGGCTTTTTAAAAATCTATCAAATTGAAATTCCAACAGTAGAATTTCAAGCAACTCGTAAAGAATTTGAAGGAGATGTAACTGTTGTTATTTTTCCTTTATTGAGATATATCAAAGGAAATCCAACTGAAATTGGAGAAAAATTAGGAAACTATTTATTAGAAAATGTTACTGAAGTTATCAACTTTAATGTGGTTAAAGGCTTTTTAAATTTGGTAATTAGTGACGGATATTTCTTAAAACTTTTCAATTCGATGAATCAAAATCCAACTTTCGGATTTGAATCACCCAAAGAAAATGACAAAGCAATGATGGTGGAATATTCTTCACCAAACACCAATAAACCACTGCATTTAGGTCATGTTCGTAACAATTTATTAGGATTTGCAGTTGCTGAAATTATCAAAGCTTCTGGAAAAAAAGTGTACAAAACCCAAATTATTAATGACAGAGGCATCCATATTTGCAAATCAATGTTGGCTTGGAAACTATTTGGAAATGGAGAAACTCCAGCTTCAACAGGATTGAAAGGCGATAAATTAGTTGGTAATTATTATGTGAAATTTGATCAAGAGTACAAAAAACAAATTTCACAAATGGTTGAAAAGGGAATCTCAGAAGAAGAAGCTAAAAAAACGGCTCCAATTTTATTAGAAGCTCAAGAAATGCTTAGAAAATGGGAAAATGGAGATAAAGAAACTGTTGCTCTTTGGAAAAAAATGAATTCTTGGGTTTACGACGGATTTGATACAACCTACAAAAATTTAGGTGTTGATTTTGATGCATTATATTATGAAAGTGACACCTATTTATTAGGAAAAGACGTTGTTACACAAGGCATTGAAAAAGGTGTTTTTTACAAAAAAGAAGATGGTTCTGTTTGGTGTGATTTAACAGATGATGGTTTGGATGAAAAAATCGTGTTACGTTCAGACGGAACAGCAGTTTATATGACTCAAGATATTGGTACAGCAATTCAACGTGTAAACGATTTAAAAGATGTTGGTGGAATGGTTTATACTGTTGGAAATGAGCAAGATTACCATTTTCAAGTATTGTTTTTAATTCTTAAAAAATTAGGATTTGATTGGGCAAAAAACCTCTTTCATTTGAGTTATGGAATGGTTGATTTACCTTCTGGAAAAATGAAATCAAGAGAAGGAACAGTTGTTGATGCTGATGATTTGATGGTTGAAATGAGTGAAACCGCTAAAAATATTTCAGAAGAATTAGGAAAATTAGATGGGTATTCTGACGCTGAAAAAAATGAATTATACAAAACTATTGGAATGGGTGCTTTAAAGTATTTTATTTTAAAAGTTGATCCTAAAAAACGCATTTTATTCGACCCTAAAACATCCGTTGATTTTCAAGGAAATACAGGGCCATTTATTCAATATACCTATGCTAGAATTCAATCAATTATCAGAAAAGCAACTTTTGATTATTCGATAGAAATCAATGATTTAGAACTTCATGAAAAAGAAAAAGAAATCATAAAGTTAATGGCATTATTTCCTGAAACTGTACAACAAGCAGCAGCTAATTACTCGCCTGCAATCATCGCAAATTACACTTTTGATTTGGTAAAAGAATTCAATTCTTTTTATCAAAATGTATCAATTTTAGGAGAAGAAAATCATCAGAAAAAAATAGTTAGAGTACAAATTTCTAATAAAGTTGCGAATATAATCAAACAAGCATTTTCGTTATTAGGAATTCAAGTACCTGAGAGAATGTAA